In Pseudoalteromonas xiamenensis, the following are encoded in one genomic region:
- the yhbY gene encoding ribosome assembly RNA-binding protein YhbY, which translates to MTLSNKQKQFLKGLAHDLKPVVLLGANGLTEGVLAEIDSALDIHELVKVKVPSEDREMKKLVIEAIVRESKAVKIQTIGHIVVLFRQTPDKKIQLPR; encoded by the coding sequence ATGACATTATCAAATAAACAAAAGCAGTTCCTTAAAGGGTTAGCACACGATCTTAAACCTGTGGTATTGCTCGGTGCGAATGGACTCACTGAAGGTGTATTAGCTGAAATTGACAGCGCTTTAGACATTCACGAACTGGTAAAAGTTAAAGTACCAAGCGAAGACCGCGAGATGAAAAAACTCGTGATCGAAGCGATTGTACGTGAATCAAAAGCAGTGAAAATTCAGACTATCGGCCACATTGTAGTGCTATTCCGCCAAACACCAGATAAGAAAATTCAGCTACCACGCTAA